Proteins from one Nakamurella multipartita DSM 44233 genomic window:
- a CDS encoding M28 family metallopeptidase, whose product MRGARRAGVVLLSTLLLVGGLLAPPAGAAAGKETKLAEQLVKNVTVGGANRHLIALQRIADANGGNRAVINGTTVSDPAGYRASVDYVAGQMRSYGFKVQVKDFQYEVSDYVGQSLVVGGGTFTVYKMNESIDTPAGGLTGPLAVVPEDGTTGCEAADFASQTYTGTIALIRRGGCTFAQKATNAAAAGAVAAVVSNNVPGPLTNVTITTPGPIPVGGISQADGDTLKTQGGTSATVDMRVVPATKTAQQVIAQTRTGRTDNVVMLGAHLDSVAAGPGINDNGSGSAALLEIASKLGGSPKTNNAVRFAWWGAEELGLLGSEAYVNGLTFSQQLDIAMYLNFDMIGSPNAGYFVYDGDDSDQEGSGSGPYGSAQIEQTFVNFFNDRLKVQTEGTDFDGRSDYGPFIAVGIPSGGLFTGAEQLKTADQVSLWGGTAGVAYDKCYHQACDNLGNVDRVALDRNLDAAAWATGIYGYSTEDINGVPPRDKRAQLRAQSQRMSLMAAPDEHAADAA is encoded by the coding sequence ATGCGTGGCGCAAGGCGAGCCGGCGTGGTCCTGCTCAGTACCCTGCTCCTGGTCGGTGGGCTTCTCGCACCCCCAGCCGGCGCGGCGGCTGGCAAGGAGACCAAGCTGGCCGAACAGCTGGTCAAGAACGTGACGGTGGGCGGGGCGAACCGCCATCTGATCGCGTTGCAGCGGATTGCCGATGCCAACGGCGGCAACCGGGCGGTGATCAACGGGACCACCGTGAGCGACCCGGCCGGCTACCGGGCCAGCGTCGACTATGTCGCCGGCCAGATGCGCAGCTACGGGTTCAAGGTGCAGGTCAAGGACTTCCAGTACGAGGTGTCCGACTACGTCGGCCAGTCGCTGGTGGTGGGCGGGGGCACCTTCACCGTCTACAAGATGAACGAGAGCATCGACACCCCGGCCGGCGGGCTCACCGGGCCGCTGGCGGTCGTCCCCGAGGACGGCACCACCGGCTGCGAGGCCGCCGATTTCGCCTCGCAGACCTACACCGGCACGATCGCGCTGATCCGCCGCGGCGGCTGCACCTTCGCGCAGAAGGCGACCAACGCGGCCGCGGCCGGCGCGGTGGCCGCAGTGGTGTCGAACAACGTGCCCGGACCGCTGACCAACGTCACGATCACCACGCCCGGCCCGATCCCGGTGGGTGGCATCAGCCAGGCCGACGGGGACACCCTCAAGACGCAGGGCGGGACCTCCGCCACGGTCGACATGCGCGTCGTCCCGGCGACCAAGACCGCGCAGCAGGTCATCGCCCAGACCCGCACCGGCCGCACGGACAACGTGGTCATGCTGGGCGCCCACCTCGATAGCGTGGCCGCCGGACCGGGCATCAATGACAACGGCTCCGGCTCGGCCGCCCTGCTGGAGATCGCCAGCAAGCTGGGTGGTTCACCCAAGACCAACAACGCCGTGCGGTTCGCCTGGTGGGGCGCCGAGGAACTCGGCCTGCTCGGCTCCGAGGCCTACGTGAACGGCCTGACCTTCAGCCAGCAGCTCGACATCGCCATGTACCTGAACTTCGACATGATCGGCTCCCCGAACGCCGGCTACTTCGTCTACGACGGCGATGATTCCGATCAGGAAGGGTCTGGATCCGGGCCGTACGGATCGGCGCAGATCGAACAGACCTTCGTCAACTTCTTCAACGATCGACTCAAGGTGCAGACCGAGGGCACCGACTTCGACGGACGGTCCGACTACGGTCCGTTCATCGCGGTCGGCATCCCGTCGGGCGGGCTGTTCACCGGAGCCGAGCAGCTCAAGACCGCGGACCAGGTGAGCCTGTGGGGTGGCACGGCCGGCGTGGCCTACGACAAGTGCTACCACCAGGCCTGCGACAACCTGGGCAACGTCGACCGGGTCGCCCTGGATCGCAACCTGGACGCCGCCGCCTGGGCGACCGGCATCTACGGATACTCCACCGAGGACATCAACGGCGTTCCCCCGCGCGACAAGCGGGCTCAGCTGCGGGCCCAGAGCCAGCGGATGTCGCTGATGGCCGCGCCCGACGAGCACGCTGCGGACGCCGCGTGA
- a CDS encoding rhodanese-like domain-containing protein has product MIRARTAAALTVGVLALTGCSTSATPNGSVASSTGASTGASTGASAVAAGPVRLLDPADFESQSAGRTVINVHIPDEGALPGTDLTLPYNQIKQRAADLPAEKSTPLAIYCMSGNMSAIAGRELAQLGYTDIIELDGGMMAWQASGRPLLPAAG; this is encoded by the coding sequence ATGATCAGGGCACGAACGGCGGCGGCGCTGACGGTGGGCGTGCTGGCACTCACCGGGTGCTCGACCTCGGCCACCCCGAACGGCTCGGTGGCTTCCTCGACCGGCGCCTCGACCGGCGCCTCGACCGGTGCGTCGGCCGTCGCGGCCGGGCCGGTCCGGCTCCTCGACCCGGCCGACTTCGAGTCCCAGTCGGCCGGCCGGACGGTGATCAACGTGCACATCCCGGACGAAGGCGCTTTGCCGGGAACGGATCTCACGCTGCCCTACAACCAGATCAAGCAGCGCGCCGCCGACCTGCCGGCCGAGAAGTCCACGCCGCTGGCCATCTACTGCATGAGCGGAAACATGAGCGCGATCGCCGGCCGCGAGCTCGCGCAGCTCGGCTACACCGACATCATCGAACTCGACGGCGGGATGATGGCCTGGCAGGCCTCGGGGCGCCCGTTGCTGCCGGCGGCGGGCTGA
- a CDS encoding M1 family metallopeptidase, with protein MTAGRARWFTVIALTMGVSILVPTTATATTGDRGGGHGGGGGFSAGAPGAGDDYFPFAGNGGFDVSHYDLDLKYQPPAADPAPLVGRLDGRATITLTATQNLDQFNLDLRGMDVSAVSVNGQRSREIDPPAATATVRGAAYWQVQDDAARIWEVTIRPGQGIRKGQRATVVVEYGGPTTRPTDIEDALYGWVTTRDGAIVVGEPEGTMTWFPVSDHPTDKATYSFTITVPQGKTAVANGLQSRPAKTRAGWTTWYWEAPDPQASYLATATVGDFDLTSTRTRTGLPIVNAVDRDLTPANRATTDASLALQPDMIDFFSGRFGRYPFGSFGAIVDDDTVGYALETQTRPVYSLRAREGTVAHELAHQWFGDSVSPHRWADIWLNEGWATYATWLWTEHRGGQSAQASFDEVMGIDAADPFWTTVVADPGPKGLFVDAVYDRGAATLFALHEKIGDPAFRAGTRLWLQRYRNGDASTEDFQAVFEKASGQDLSAFFDTWVRTPVKPVQ; from the coding sequence ATGACCGCAGGCCGGGCCCGATGGTTCACCGTGATCGCCCTGACCATGGGCGTGTCGATTCTCGTCCCGACCACGGCAACGGCGACCACCGGGGATCGGGGCGGCGGCCACGGCGGGGGCGGCGGATTCTCGGCCGGGGCGCCCGGTGCCGGTGACGACTACTTCCCGTTCGCCGGCAACGGAGGCTTCGACGTCTCGCACTACGACCTGGATCTGAAGTACCAGCCGCCCGCCGCCGATCCGGCTCCGCTGGTCGGGCGCCTGGACGGCCGGGCCACCATCACCCTGACCGCCACCCAGAACCTGGACCAGTTCAACCTCGACCTGCGCGGAATGGACGTCAGCGCGGTCTCGGTCAACGGGCAACGATCCCGCGAGATCGATCCACCGGCAGCGACCGCCACCGTTCGGGGTGCGGCCTACTGGCAGGTCCAGGACGATGCCGCCCGCATCTGGGAGGTGACCATCCGTCCGGGCCAGGGCATCCGTAAGGGCCAGCGAGCCACCGTCGTGGTCGAGTACGGCGGCCCCACCACCCGACCCACTGATATCGAGGACGCCCTGTATGGCTGGGTGACCACCCGGGACGGAGCGATCGTGGTCGGCGAGCCCGAGGGCACCATGACCTGGTTCCCGGTCAGCGATCACCCGACCGACAAGGCCACCTACTCCTTCACGATCACCGTGCCGCAGGGCAAGACCGCCGTCGCCAACGGCCTGCAGTCCCGGCCGGCGAAGACGCGGGCCGGGTGGACCACCTGGTACTGGGAGGCACCCGACCCGCAGGCCAGCTACCTGGCCACGGCGACGGTCGGCGACTTCGACCTCACCTCCACCCGAACCAGGACCGGTCTGCCGATCGTCAACGCCGTCGATCGCGACCTGACTCCGGCGAACCGGGCGACGACCGACGCCAGTCTGGCGCTACAGCCCGACATGATCGACTTCTTCTCCGGCCGATTCGGCCGCTACCCGTTCGGCTCGTTCGGCGCGATCGTCGACGACGACACCGTCGGCTACGCCCTGGAGACGCAGACCCGACCGGTGTACTCGCTGCGGGCGCGCGAGGGCACGGTAGCCCACGAGCTGGCCCATCAGTGGTTCGGCGACTCGGTCAGCCCGCACCGGTGGGCCGACATCTGGCTCAACGAGGGCTGGGCCACCTACGCGACCTGGTTGTGGACCGAGCATCGCGGTGGCCAGTCGGCACAGGCGAGCTTCGATGAGGTGATGGGCATCGACGCGGCCGACCCGTTCTGGACCACGGTGGTCGCCGATCCAGGGCCGAAGGGCCTGTTCGTCGACGCCGTCTACGACCGGGGGGCGGCGACGTTGTTCGCCCTGCACGAGAAGATCGGCGACCCCGCGTTCCGCGCGGGCACCCGATTGTGGTTGCAGCGGTACCGCAATGGGGATGCCTCGACCGAGGACTTCCAGGCCGTCTTCGAAAAGGCGTCGGGCCAGGACCTGTCCGCCTTCTTCGATACCTGGGTGCGCACCCCGGTCAAGCCGGTTCAGTGA
- a CDS encoding ATP-binding cassette domain-containing protein produces the protein MAGEDDEREVQDTTLMRGEQTHAWSAVDRPGVDPSDPRPQGPDTGGFADVPAATGPHGSAAPAGVPSGPMRDIGPAAPVGYGPVPGPGPGAAHPALPGPTLPPAAPPPPPGPVLEASGLGLLGKSGWVFQNIDLTLRATSVAAIVGPSGTGRSSLLLALAGRLQPTAGSLTVAGHRYRDKPSAVRQLTAIARVGSVAHPEPALTIREYVAERCLLEDVGLPEGRTRFAAACDALQLSLNPSTQVGSLFGDQATLFAVAAACVRVSAVIMLDDVDRGVSGATQQLILDALIRLAMTGPTVVVTTTDRIPVMEADVVLDLTPSTGAAMWQFDRNAPLPAPLPGPVIGQLGPAAAAAPTKTAEPDQPPPDETPTTMLPPQPDYPEDPADESDPPAPPSDEPRQDQR, from the coding sequence ATGGCGGGCGAGGACGACGAGCGTGAGGTCCAGGACACGACGCTGATGCGAGGGGAGCAGACGCACGCCTGGTCGGCCGTCGACCGGCCGGGCGTCGACCCCTCCGATCCCCGGCCCCAGGGACCGGATACCGGCGGGTTCGCCGACGTGCCCGCCGCCACCGGCCCGCACGGCTCCGCGGCTCCGGCCGGCGTGCCCTCCGGGCCGATGCGGGACATCGGGCCGGCCGCACCGGTCGGTTACGGCCCGGTTCCCGGTCCCGGCCCGGGCGCTGCCCACCCGGCGCTGCCCGGCCCGACCCTGCCGCCGGCGGCCCCGCCGCCCCCGCCGGGGCCGGTGCTTGAGGCCAGCGGGCTGGGGCTGCTGGGCAAGTCGGGCTGGGTGTTCCAGAACATCGACCTGACCCTGCGTGCGACCTCGGTCGCCGCCATCGTCGGGCCGTCGGGCACCGGCCGGTCCAGCCTGCTGCTCGCCCTGGCCGGCCGGTTGCAGCCCACCGCGGGCTCACTGACCGTGGCCGGGCACCGTTACCGGGACAAGCCGTCCGCGGTCCGGCAGCTGACCGCGATCGCCCGGGTCGGGTCCGTCGCCCACCCCGAGCCCGCGCTGACCATCCGTGAATACGTCGCCGAGCGGTGCCTGCTCGAGGATGTCGGGTTGCCCGAGGGGCGCACCCGGTTCGCCGCCGCCTGCGACGCTCTGCAGCTGTCGTTGAACCCGTCGACGCAGGTCGGCTCGCTGTTCGGCGATCAGGCCACGCTGTTCGCCGTCGCCGCGGCATGTGTGCGGGTGAGCGCGGTGATCATGCTCGACGATGTCGATCGCGGCGTCTCCGGCGCGACCCAGCAGCTGATCCTGGACGCCCTGATCCGGCTGGCCATGACGGGCCCGACCGTGGTGGTCACCACCACCGACCGGATCCCGGTCATGGAGGCCGACGTCGTGCTCGATCTGACCCCGTCCACAGGTGCGGCGATGTGGCAGTTCGACCGCAACGCGCCGCTGCCCGCGCCGCTGCCGGGACCGGTCATCGGCCAGCTCGGGCCGGCCGCCGCGGCGGCGCCGACCAAGACGGCGGAGCCGGACCAGCCGCCGCCCGACGAGACGCCCACGACCATGCTGCCGCCGCAGCCGGACTACCCGGAGGATCCGGCCGACGAGTCGGACCCACCGGCCCCGCCGTCCGACGAGCCGAGACAGGACCAGCGATGA
- a CDS encoding YhgE/Pip family protein: MIKTVKLAGYEFRRFKGPWPVIGLLFVLLIPTVYAGLYLWSNWDPYGRRDQVPVAVVNLDEPAQVENATISAGDRLVSELGSDPIFAWQFVGQDQAEQGLADGTYYMIVEIPPDFSANLVSGSGATPERANVNLRLNDANGYLTQLLVASAQPQLEAAIDRAALGAYLESVFANLDTIRDGVRAAAGSAGKLAADTGTALTSATDTANAVTAAKQSSTTVVGDLATAKSSSSALVTSSGDAKASSASAVTALGSATSAASTLSSSADSASSSASSLAGSVGPSISAIDAAAPALGQSAANVEAATQDTSSLAAQQTQDVASVNSVIATLKSQNPGVNWSSLDAAMADLGTNTGLLNQSAAQASAQAVSVNSSATTVTNAAYGLSGAGSELTNLATTTATVSTGLSGLLDSVSTAANAASGVDSAVNGIAASATDLDSSIGAAQLAAQSTDDSLTVAETSSSTLVSTMTGINGAASELATGLSDAADRIPTLAPGEQAQTEQVLSSPADMTVLVDNPAVVYGRGMAPTAFSFAIWVFALAVFLLLRPIAAGALLARASSLRIAVAGWLPPLAVGIVGSLLLFGIVWLGLHLDPVNAGAAVGVIALGVACFTALTHLLRTWLGKIGTAIALVLLMVQFTASGGLYPMPTTPTPFQVIEKAMPMTYLIDALRITFTGGLYQRLWIDLGVLAGITVVAVGLTVLVVHRRRTFRLTDLQPILS, from the coding sequence ATGATCAAGACCGTCAAGCTCGCCGGCTACGAATTCCGCCGGTTCAAGGGCCCCTGGCCGGTGATCGGTCTGCTGTTCGTGCTGCTCATCCCGACGGTTTACGCCGGGCTGTACCTGTGGTCGAACTGGGATCCGTACGGCCGCCGCGATCAGGTTCCGGTCGCCGTGGTCAACCTCGACGAGCCGGCCCAGGTGGAGAACGCCACGATCAGCGCGGGCGACCGGTTGGTCAGCGAACTGGGCTCCGACCCGATCTTCGCCTGGCAGTTCGTCGGGCAGGACCAGGCCGAGCAGGGCCTGGCCGACGGCACCTACTACATGATCGTGGAGATCCCGCCGGACTTCTCGGCCAACCTGGTCAGCGGATCCGGGGCCACCCCGGAGCGGGCCAACGTCAACCTGCGGCTCAACGACGCCAACGGGTACCTGACCCAGTTGCTGGTCGCCTCGGCCCAGCCGCAGCTGGAGGCGGCGATCGACCGGGCCGCGCTGGGTGCCTATCTCGAGTCGGTCTTCGCCAATCTGGACACCATCCGCGATGGCGTTCGGGCCGCCGCGGGGTCGGCCGGCAAGCTGGCCGCCGACACCGGCACCGCGCTGACCAGCGCCACCGATACGGCCAACGCCGTCACCGCGGCCAAGCAGAGCTCGACCACGGTGGTCGGCGACCTGGCCACGGCCAAGTCCTCCTCGTCGGCGCTGGTCACCTCGTCCGGCGACGCCAAGGCCAGTTCGGCGTCGGCGGTCACCGCGTTGGGCAGCGCCACCAGCGCGGCCTCCACCCTGTCCTCCTCGGCCGACAGCGCGTCCTCCAGCGCCAGCTCGCTGGCCGGCAGCGTGGGTCCCTCCATCAGCGCGATCGATGCGGCCGCCCCGGCGCTGGGTCAGTCGGCCGCCAACGTCGAGGCAGCCACTCAGGACACGTCCTCGCTGGCGGCCCAGCAGACGCAGGACGTGGCCTCGGTCAACAGCGTGATCGCCACCCTCAAATCGCAGAACCCGGGCGTCAACTGGTCCAGCCTGGATGCGGCCATGGCCGACCTGGGCACCAACACCGGGCTGCTCAACCAGTCGGCCGCCCAGGCCTCGGCCCAGGCGGTGTCGGTGAACTCGTCGGCCACCACCGTCACCAACGCCGCGTACGGCCTGTCCGGGGCCGGCAGTGAGCTGACCAACCTGGCGACCACCACGGCCACCGTCTCCACCGGCCTGTCCGGCCTGCTCGACAGCGTCTCGACGGCCGCCAACGCCGCCTCCGGGGTGGACAGCGCGGTCAACGGCATCGCCGCGTCGGCCACCGATCTGGACTCCTCGATCGGCGCCGCCCAGCTGGCCGCGCAGAGCACCGACGACAGCCTGACCGTCGCCGAGACCAGCTCGTCCACCCTGGTCAGCACGATGACCGGGATCAACGGCGCGGCCTCCGAACTGGCCACCGGCCTGAGCGACGCCGCCGATCGCATCCCGACGCTGGCCCCGGGCGAGCAGGCCCAGACCGAGCAGGTGCTGTCCTCGCCGGCCGACATGACCGTGCTGGTCGACAATCCGGCGGTCGTCTACGGGCGGGGCATGGCGCCGACCGCGTTCAGCTTCGCCATCTGGGTGTTCGCGCTGGCGGTGTTCCTGCTGCTGCGGCCGATCGCCGCGGGTGCGCTGCTGGCCCGCGCGTCGTCGCTGCGGATCGCGGTGGCCGGGTGGCTGCCACCGCTGGCGGTGGGCATCGTCGGCTCGCTGCTGCTGTTCGGCATCGTCTGGTTGGGCCTGCATCTGGACCCGGTCAACGCCGGCGCCGCGGTGGGGGTGATCGCGCTCGGCGTCGCCTGCTTCACCGCGCTCACCCACCTGCTGCGGACCTGGTTGGGCAAGATCGGCACGGCGATCGCGCTGGTGCTGCTGATGGTGCAGTTCACCGCGTCCGGCGGGCTGTATCCGATGCCGACCACACCCACCCCGTTCCAGGTGATCGAGAAGGCCATGCCGATGACCTACCTCATCGACGCGCTGCGGATCACCTTCACCGGCGGGCTCTACCAACGACTGTGGATTGACCTGGGCGTGCTCGCCGGGATCACCGTGGTCGCGGTGGGACTGACCGTGCTGGTGGTGCACCGCCGGCGCACGTTCCGGCTGACCGACCTGCAGCCGATCCTGTCCTGA
- a CDS encoding IS110 family RNA-guided transposase translates to MTAVQAERQADSSAVEVVGGVDTHKDTHTAAAVDTAGRVLGSAQFPTDAAGYRALLRWLRGFGTLLLVGVEGTGVYGAGLARLLAAQGVAMVEVDRPDRKARRWQGKSDPVDAEAPARAALARVRTGLPKHRDGRVEALRALRVARRSAVGQRADVQRQIKALIVTAPESLRAQLRALPDRELIKVCADQRPDRAGAGDPGTATKIALRSLARRHRALSVEIADLDELLGPLVAQINPGLLALKGIGPDVAGQMLVTAGENADRLTNEAAFAMLCGVAPLPASSGRTTRHRLNRGGDRAANSALWRIVITRMGTDDRTKNYIARRTAQGLTKPEIIRCLKRYVAREVFLALTSASAEKRPAKAA, encoded by the coding sequence ATGACAGCAGTACAAGCGGAGCGACAAGCAGACTCATCGGCGGTCGAGGTGGTCGGCGGTGTGGACACCCATAAGGACACCCACACCGCGGCAGCGGTGGACACCGCGGGGCGGGTGTTGGGGTCGGCCCAGTTCCCCACCGACGCCGCCGGCTACCGGGCGTTGCTACGGTGGCTGCGCGGGTTCGGGACGCTGCTGCTGGTCGGTGTCGAGGGCACCGGTGTCTACGGGGCCGGCCTGGCCCGATTGCTGGCCGCCCAGGGCGTGGCCATGGTCGAGGTCGACCGGCCCGACCGCAAGGCCCGCCGGTGGCAGGGCAAATCCGATCCCGTCGATGCCGAGGCTCCGGCCCGGGCCGCGTTGGCCCGGGTGCGCACCGGGCTGCCCAAGCATCGAGACGGTCGTGTCGAGGCGCTGCGGGCATTGCGGGTGGCGCGCCGTTCGGCCGTCGGGCAACGCGCTGACGTGCAGCGACAGATCAAGGCGCTGATCGTCACCGCACCGGAATCGCTGCGCGCCCAGCTGCGGGCGTTGCCCGACCGAGAACTGATCAAGGTCTGCGCCGACCAGCGGCCGGACCGTGCCGGTGCCGGCGATCCGGGCACGGCCACCAAGATCGCGCTGCGCTCTCTTGCTCGGCGCCACCGGGCGCTCAGCGTCGAGATCGCCGATCTCGACGAGCTGCTCGGTCCGCTCGTGGCCCAGATCAACCCCGGGCTGCTCGCACTCAAAGGCATCGGTCCCGACGTGGCCGGGCAGATGCTCGTCACGGCCGGCGAGAATGCCGACCGCCTCACCAACGAGGCCGCCTTCGCGATGCTGTGCGGCGTGGCGCCCTTGCCTGCTTCGTCGGGCAGGACGACCCGGCACCGGCTCAACCGCGGCGGAGACCGAGCCGCCAATAGCGCACTCTGGCGCATCGTCATCACCCGCATGGGCACCGATGATCGAACCAAGAACTACATCGCCCGACGCACCGCCCAGGGGCTGACCAAGCCCGAGATCATCCGCTGCCTCAAGCGATATGTCGCCCGAGAAGTCTTCCTCGCGCTTACGTCCGCGTCCGCAGAAAAACGACCCGCCAAAGCAGCTTGA
- a CDS encoding ATP-binding cassette domain-containing protein, whose translation MTDDQLPAAARPGPEGSTQSEPPAPDEAAAPPPTPALVATGLGLMGGAGWVFREVSLTVPAGALAAVVGPAGSGRSSLLLTLAGRMAPTEGLLSVLGHDLAADAAAVRGLTSVARAGGVIGPEPALTVHESIDERCLIDDVPAAEGHTRFDQACAAMQFTPDPTEPVEGVTGERAALLAVALAFVRTSAVIVLDDLDRDIAVAGRGALAQALRRVADLGPALVVAATDSSAVPGADVVVDLALPAGRTPWSFDPASGNGSAR comes from the coding sequence GTGACGGACGATCAGCTCCCGGCCGCGGCCCGACCCGGCCCCGAGGGCAGCACGCAGTCGGAACCGCCGGCCCCGGACGAGGCCGCCGCCCCGCCGCCCACGCCGGCCCTGGTGGCCACCGGGCTGGGCCTGATGGGCGGGGCCGGCTGGGTCTTCCGGGAGGTGTCGCTCACGGTGCCGGCCGGCGCGCTGGCCGCCGTCGTCGGTCCGGCCGGTTCCGGGCGGTCCAGCCTGCTGCTGACCCTGGCCGGCCGGATGGCCCCCACGGAGGGCCTGCTGTCGGTGCTCGGCCATGACCTGGCCGCCGACGCGGCCGCCGTCCGCGGGCTGACCAGCGTCGCCCGCGCGGGCGGCGTGATCGGCCCGGAGCCGGCCCTGACCGTGCACGAGTCGATCGACGAGCGGTGCCTGATCGACGACGTGCCCGCCGCCGAGGGGCACACCCGGTTCGACCAGGCGTGTGCCGCGATGCAATTCACCCCGGACCCGACCGAGCCGGTCGAAGGCGTGACGGGGGAGCGGGCGGCGCTGCTGGCCGTCGCCCTGGCCTTCGTCCGGACCAGTGCGGTGATCGTGCTGGACGACCTGGACCGGGACATCGCGGTGGCCGGCCGGGGGGCGCTGGCCCAGGCTCTGCGCCGGGTCGCCGACCTCGGGCCGGCGCTGGTGGTCGCCGCCACCGACTCCTCGGCGGTGCCGGGCGCCGACGTCGTCGTCGACCTCGCTCTGCCCGCCGGCCGCACGCCGTGGTCCTTCGATCCCGCCAGTGGAAATGGGTCAGCCCGATGA